A window of the Oryza brachyantha chromosome 5, ObraRS2, whole genome shotgun sequence genome harbors these coding sequences:
- the LOC102711260 gene encoding uncharacterized protein LOC102711260, whose amino-acid sequence MVRSKVVHKKPKDPLVTPPSAKLRRFQDDDGGGGGSRPRNRGGVAMSPAVASVPNYMRGTSSSDAKVGRGASRPLCSASPPRRRPVRVVTRGKVLFQKAAAAGPGLGRATCSSTMKDAKFPDALDLAPGATDAEGPAAMRVCPYTYCSLNGHAHSPAVPLRSFLASRRRLIKTQQSMKLKGVSAFRKGTGHPRPEDRGGAVACAAAGARVAPPIDEEALGDFFVEVYAGPRVSTDMSCSDMSLDEMDATVRRMEFVVFDRCGADDSNGKGNGLDVRGDGDDDARLEERYGAFRDNSSECSDASTSGEFVEELPWMRYQGYEDDSLDGELLDEHRIRDEEITGAVVSEEQDGQHEEGTPGRSDDECEDEAVQEQEANDEENISDFVGESEIVKPQEGVDFRVEACAEQEGISEDNILDVAHQTEVGTEQEIQEQKNFAAICNLEIPEQEVAESVSNILDETEGTSTEQEEEGDGTNMESASISEVTKELNVEDEENAQDDGGSEMEISEEIISGFGCEEDLSEEVTSKHVSEGEISDFGAIIPVHVEMHKKPVDNHAFEQDDCSTADNAFHQDDNIANKAFDEDDITADGHCDSQKELGITMGELIVASEEGGIQEAKYHDPVDCTEDVHKELDVFLCDSQGASEGSGIAQESNQDANSSFNDGVEMVPDITTQTLEDGSKESDAAEETTHDYYSAPLTACAEMELGNGTNDLMDDSSYVNEEPDIAQETGEDNNAEYVSDDDCQKATAITRCQLQVASEVIAQEADDNDRDGVQNESEQIPCESAGSEECDVTTIQNDNTADFNDGALQECVDTSESKDAHEESDVTQDSDKEDCSVHTNAVAQKEIHLDACESGGASEGTTVPPENDGHVNTTDLNNSAPKEITGSISDACEDHCITEETSYSSNMVLPDLSDNFSAEGHEKLHNQETATKESCVDDICDAFSGMHLKGDVYLDPTESMTCPRNRLIIARRRKTPEEEEYLRGFNPRAPNFLPLELDPDSEKVDLKHQMMDERKNAEEWMIDYALRRAVNNLGPARKKKVELLVQAFETVLPHDEEEKKSITPTRPVQACN is encoded by the coding sequence ATGGTGCGGAGCAAGGTGGTGCACAAGAAGCCCAAGGATCCGCTGGtgacgccgccgtccgccaaGCTGAGGAGGTTCcaggacgacgacggaggcggcggagggagccGGCCGAGGAACCGCGGTGGCGTGGCTATGTCGCCGGCGGTCGCGTCCGTGCCTAACTATATGAGGGGCACGAGCAGCTCCGACGCGAAGGTCGGGCGGGGGGCGTCGCGGCCGCTGTGTtccgcgtcgcctccgcggcggaggccggtGCGGGTGGTGACGAGGGGGAAGGTGCTGTTCCAgaaggccgccgcggccgggcCCGGGCTGGGCCGGGCCACGTGCTCGTCGACGATGAAGGACGCCAAGTTCCCCGACGCGCTCGACCTGGCCCCCGGCGCCACCGACGCCGAGGGCCCCGCCGCGATGCGGGTCTGCCCCTACACGTACTGCTCCCTCAACGGCCACGCCCACTCCCCGGCGGTGCCGCTCCGGAGCTTCCtcgcgtcgcggcggcggctgatcAAGACGCAGCAGAGCATGAAGCTCAAGGGCGTCTCGGCGTTCCGCAAGGGCACCGGCCACCCGAGACCGGAGGACAGGGGCGGCGCTGTCGcctgtgccgccgccggcgcgaggGTCGCGCCGCCGATTGACGAGGAGGCGCTCGGCGACTTCTTCGTGGAGGTGTACGCCGGCCCGCGAGTGAGCACGGACATGAGCTGCAGCGACATGTCCCTGGACGAGATGGacgcgacggtgaggaggatGGAGTTCGTCGTCTTCGACCGGTGCGGCGCGGACGACTCCAACGGGAAGGGGAACGGCCTCGATgtccgcggcgacggcgatgacgacgcGAGGCTGGAGGAGAGGTATGGTGCCTTCAGGGACAACTCGTCGGAGTGCAGTGACGCGTCGACCTCAGGCGAATTTGTTGAGGAGTTGCCGTGGATGAGGTACCAGGGGTACGAAGATGACAGCTTGGATGGTGAACTTTTAGATGAACACCGGATCAGAGATGAGGAGATTACTGGAGCTGTTGTCTCGGAGGAGCAAGATGGCCAACATGAAGAGGGTACACCAGGTAGATCAGACGATGAGTGCGAAGATGAAGCTGTTCAAGAACAGGAAGCAAATGATGAGGAGAACATCTCAGATTTTGTCGGTGAATCAGAGATCGTAAAACCGCAGGAAGGTGTTGATTTCAGAGTAGAGGCTTGCGCTGAGCAGGAGGGAATCAGTGAAGACAACATCCTGGATGTGGCGCATCAGACTGAGGTTGGCACAGAACAAGAGATTCAGGAACAGAAGAACTTTGCTGCCATCTGTAATTTGGAGATTCCTGAGCAGGAAGTAGCTGAATCAGTGTCGAATATCCTTGATGAGACCGAGGGTACCTCGACAGAGCAGGAAGAGGAGGGCGATGGGACCAACATGGAGTCTGCCAGCATTTCAGAGGTTACCAAGGAACTAAATGTGGAAGACGAAGAGAACGCGCAGGATGACGGTGGATCTGAAATGGAGATATCCGAGGAGATCATATCTGGTTTTGGTTGCGAAGAGGATTTGTCGGAGGAGGTTACTTCAAAACATGTCTCTGAAGGTGAAATTTCTGACTTTGGTGCAATTATACCTGTACATGTTGAAATGCACAAGAAGCCAGTAGACAACCATGCCTTTGAACAAGATGATTGCAGCACTGCAGACAATGCATTTCATCAAGATGACAATATTGCAAACAAAGCATTTGATGAAGATGACATCACTGCAGATGGCCATTGTGATTCTCAAAAGGAATTGGGTATCACAATGGGAGAACTCATTGTTGCTTCCGAAGAAGGTGGTATTCAAGAAGCTAAATATCATGATCCTGTGGACTGCACAGAAGATGTTCACAAGGAATTGGATGTATTCTTGTGTGACTCACAAGGTGCTTCTGAAGGTTCTGGTATTGCCCAAGAAAGCAACCAAGATGCTAACTCAAGCTTTAACGATGGAGTGGAAATGGTACCAGATATTACCACCCAGACATTGGAAGATGGTTCTAAAGAATCTGATGCTGCTGAAGAAACCACTCATGACTACTACTCTGCACCCCTCACTGCTTGTGCTGAAATGGAATTAGGAAATGGCACAAATGATTTGATGGATGACTCTTCTTATGTCAATGAAGAACCTGATATTGCTCAAGAAACTGGTGAAGATAATAATGCTGAATATGTAAGTGATGATGATTGTCAAAAGGCAACCGCGATAACCAGATGCCAATTGCAAGTTGCTTCTGAAGTTATTGCTCAAGAAGCTGATGATAATGATAGAGATGGTGTACAAAATGAATCTGAGCAGATACCATGTGAATCTGCAGGTTCTGAAGAATGCGATGTTACAACTATTCAGAATGACAATACTGCAGATTTCAATGATGGTGCTCTACAGGAATGTGTGGATACAAGTGAATCAAAAGATGCTCATGAAGAATCAGATGTTACTCAAGACAGTGATAAAGAAGATTGTTCTGTACATACCAATGCTGTTGCTCAAAAGGAAATACATCTTGATGCATGTGAATCTGGAGGTGCTTCTGAAGGAACTACTGTCCCTCCAGAGAATGATGGACATGTTAACACCACCGATCTAAATAACAGTGCTCCAAAGGAGATAACTGGTTCTATATCAGATGCCTGTGAAGACCATTGTATTACTGAAGAAACCAGTTACTCATCCAATATGGTACTTCCAGATCTCAGTGATAACTTCAGTGCCGAAGGCCATGAGAAGCTCCACAACCAAGAAACTGCTACAAAAGAATCATGTGTAGATGATATATGCGACGCATTCAGCGGGATGCACCTCAAAGGCGATGTATATCTTGATCCTACTGAGTCCATGACTTGTCCTAGGAACAGATTGATCATTGCTAGGAGGAGGAAAACACCAGAAGAGGAGGAATACTTGCGAGGTTTTAATCCAAGAGCTCCAAATTTTCTTCCTCTCGAACTGGATCCGGATTCAGAAAAGGTGGACCTCAAGCATCAGATGATGGATGAGCGGAAGAATGCTGAAGAATGGATGATTGACTATGCACTTCGACGAGCTGTGAATAATTTAGGCCCTGCTCGAAAGAAGAAAGTGGAGCTTCTTGTCCAGGCCTTTGAGACCGTCCTACCGCATGAtgaggaggaaaagaaaagcatcACACCCACAAGGCCTGTCCAAGCTTGCAACTGA